One window of Planctomycetia bacterium genomic DNA carries:
- a CDS encoding helix-turn-helix domain-containing protein, producing the protein MTSEFDVMPYDATLLAKVIEERGITVQALAARAGYDDKSVYRYLSGERTTPSTVLRAAFELTGDVRLVTLVSGSVPVCWHTIGHTHPAQANGPQNQQPREPERIPPIDQLFPQASTAIEQLAASLKYIHKIVADGRIDASDGKAIDSFNRHAAEAQRLIALTTAAVSAHQQRSVA; encoded by the coding sequence ATGACCAGCGAGTTCGACGTAATGCCCTACGACGCAACGCTCCTGGCGAAGGTCATCGAAGAGCGAGGTATCACGGTCCAAGCCTTGGCCGCACGTGCCGGCTACGACGACAAGTCGGTTTACCGCTACCTATCCGGCGAGCGCACAACACCCTCGACCGTCCTTCGCGCCGCCTTCGAACTCACCGGCGACGTTCGCCTGGTGACGCTGGTATCCGGCAGTGTGCCAGTTTGCTGGCACACCATCGGTCACACCCACCCGGCTCAGGCCAATGGCCCCCAGAATCAACAGCCCAGGGAGCCGGAGCGAATCCCGCCGATCGATCAACTCTTTCCCCAGGCATCGACGGCGATCGAGCAGTTGGCCGCCAGCCTCAAGTACATCCACAAGATCGTCGCCGACGGCCGCATCGACGCCAGTGACGGGAAGGCCATCGACTCATTCAACCGCCACGCCGCCGAGGCCCAGCGCCTCATCGCCCTGACCACGGCGGCTGTATCCGCTCACCAACAAAGGAGCGTCGCATGA